In the Arachis ipaensis cultivar K30076 chromosome B10, Araip1.1, whole genome shotgun sequence genome, one interval contains:
- the LOC107620377 gene encoding uncharacterized protein LOC107620377 → MAIVLRFVTLDGFVKERFFDLVHVTNTCATTLKKELISVLSHYNIQVENIRDQGYDSTSNMRGEWNGLQALFLKDFPQAYYVHCFAHRLQLALVAASRELLLQQLRDGGWCNFLANVKDFCEKHEIEIPNMSAQYFFGRGRSRQPSMTVEHHYRIDVFLATIDSQIQELNSRFNEQTIELLTLSCALDPNDNFKSFNIEEISKLAEKFYPLDFPYNELNILKSQLQHYQHNIPNHLKGIGTLSELCNKLQETGKSRTYHMVDRLIHLVLTLPVSTVTTKRAFSAMKIVKTRLRNKMADKFLADNLVIYIEKELASIFDTNSIIDDFENRKKRRITFS, encoded by the exons ATGGCCATTGTTTTAAGATTTGTTACTCTAGATGGTTTTGTTAAAGAGAGATTCTTTGATCTTGTACATGTCACTAATACTTGTGCAACAACTTTAAAGAAAGAATTGATTTCTGTCCTTTCTCATTATAATATCCAAGTTGAAAATATTAGGGATCAAGGGTATGATAGTACTAGCAACATGCGGGGTGAGTGGAATGGTTTGCAAGCTTTGTTTCTTAAAGATTTTCCACAAGCATACTATGTACATTGTTTTGCTCATAGGTTACAATTAGCATTGGTGGCAGCTTCAAGAGAG TTACTTCTTCAACAATTAAGAGATGGTGGATGGTGCAATTTTCTTGCAAATGTTAAAGATTTTTGTGAAAAGCATGAAATTGAAATCCCTAATATGAGTGCACAATATTtttttggaagaggtcgatctcgTCAACCAAGTATGACAGTTGAGCATCATTATCGAATAGATGTATTCTTGGCAACAATTGACTCTCAAATACAAGAGTTGAATAGTAGATTTAATGAGCAAACAATAGAGCTTTTGACTTTGAGTTGTGCTTTGGATCCTAATGACAATTTCAAATCATTTAATATTGAAGAAATTAGCAAGTTAGCAGAGAAATTTTATCCCCTTGACTTTCCTTATAATGAGCTAAATATTTTGAAATCTCAGTTGCAACATTATCAGCATAATATACCAAATCATTTGAAAGGCATTGGTACACTTTCTGAATTGTGCAACAAGTTGCAAGAAAcaggaaaatcaagaacttatcaCATGGTTGATAGATTAATACATCTTGTTTTGACTCTACCAGTGTCTACAGTAACAACAAAAAGAGCTTTTTCAGCAATGAAAATTGTTAAGACAAGACTCCGAAATAAGATGGCTGATAAATTTCTTGCAGACAATTTGGTCAtctatatagaaaaagaattagCATCTATTTTCGACACAAATTCAATTATAGatgattttgaaaatagaaaaaaacgtCGAATAACATTTTCATGA
- the LOC107620376 gene encoding uncharacterized protein LOC107620376 has protein sequence MSKFKTIDTFFKRKDQENEDASTITTPILEGSSNFITSSSPLNSSKRPQLLPNQLDVFRLERDPGMRPMIWKFPPNKRDKIHRAYIKVGPNQPILDNYPFSGDKTHRRFQASWFKLFQSWLEYSIEDDAIYCFPCFLFAKEPSINTGSNTFIENGFRSWKKVNSEKECALLNHIGKGPNSFHHKALKSCDDLMKQSQHIDRLLHKQTSEEIEKNRIRLGASIYCIRWLTFQGCAYRGHDESQSSSNRGNFLEMLKFLGSYNERVKKNVLENAPKNAKYTSNDVQKKFYIFLLLR, from the coding sequence ATGAGTAAGTTCAAAAccattgatacattttttaaaagaaaagatcaagagaatgaagatgcttCTACTATTACTACTCCAATACTTGAGGGGTCATCAAATTTCATTACTTCAAGTTCTCCATTGAATAGCTCAAAGCGTCCACAACTTCTTCCAAATCAACTGGATGTTTTTCGTTTGGAAAGAGATCCTGGAATGCGACCAATGATTTGGAAGTTTCCTCCAAATAAAAGAGATAAAATCCATCGGGCTTATATTAAAGTTGGGCCAAATCAACCAATTCTTGATAATTATCCATTTTCTGGTGATAAAACTCATCGTCGCTTTCAAGCTTCATGGTTTAAATTGTTCCAATCTTGGTTAGAATATTCTATAGAAGATGATGCTATATATTGTTTTCcatgctttctttttgctaaggaaCCTTCAATCAATACGGGTTCAAATACTTTTATTGAGAATGGTTTCAGGAGTTGGAAGAAAGTAAATAGTGAAAAAGAATGTGCTCTTTTGAATCACATTGGCAAAGGTCCCAACTCATTCCATCATAAGGCGCTGAAATCATGTGATGATTTGATGAAACAATCACAACATATCGACAGACTTCTTCATAAGCAAACATCAGAAGAGATTGAAAAGAATCGAATTCGATTAGGAGCATCTATATATTGCATTAGATGGTTGACATTTCAAGGTTGCGCATACAGAGGACATGATGAAAGCCAAAGTTCAAGCAACAGAGGTAACTTTTTGGAAATGTTGAAATTTTTGGGATCTTACAATGAAAGAGTGAAAAAGAATGTTTTGGAAAATGCTCCAAAAAATGCTAAATATACTTCAAATGATGTCCAAAAAAAATTCTACATATTCTTGCTACTAAGGTGA